The proteins below are encoded in one region of Nitrospiraceae bacterium:
- the thiS gene encoding sulfur carrier protein ThiS, translated as MQVKINGKTETIQGGTVLDLLKAKNIEPQMVAIEVNDAMLERSHLATTTLKEGDQIEFLFYMGGGR; from the coding sequence ATGCAGGTCAAAATCAACGGGAAAACCGAGACAATTCAAGGGGGCACCGTCCTCGACCTTCTCAAGGCAAAGAACATTGAACCCCAGATGGTCGCTATCGAGGTTAATGACGCAATGTTGGAGCGCAGCCATCTCGCCACCACTACCCTCAAAGAGGGTGATCAGATCGAATTCCTGTTCTACATGGGTGGCGGCCGATGA
- a CDS encoding phospholipase D-like domain-containing protein, with the protein MTPSISLVRFYSLVVFLWLSLLVLVPAILPGLSSATTIEVLYAPEDAPLDHVIALYNRAHRYLYVAVYGLSNPRAVEALVAAKKRGIDVRILTDRERLDDPKQRAAVNTLRLAGIPIRVNHHDGLMHMKQVVMDDEINASGSMNHTTSGNRYNDERLDVITDRAITARARDKFLAMWNDRERYQPWVEGQ; encoded by the coding sequence ATGACCCCTAGTATCAGCCTTGTCAGATTCTATTCTCTTGTAGTCTTTCTGTGGCTCAGTCTGCTTGTGCTTGTCCCAGCGATCCTTCCGGGATTGTCCTCAGCGACAACCATCGAGGTGTTGTATGCGCCGGAAGATGCGCCGTTGGATCACGTTATCGCCCTCTACAATCGAGCACATCGATATCTGTATGTTGCGGTGTATGGCTTGAGTAATCCGCGTGCGGTCGAAGCCCTCGTGGCGGCGAAAAAACGAGGAATCGACGTGCGGATCCTCACAGACCGGGAACGATTGGACGATCCGAAACAGCGGGCAGCGGTGAACACACTTCGGTTAGCCGGTATCCCCATCCGGGTGAATCATCACGACGGATTGATGCATATGAAACAGGTGGTGATGGACGATGAGATCAATGCGTCCGGTTCCATGAACCACACGACGAGTGGCAATCGCTATAACGATGAACGGCTCGATGTGATCACCGATAGAGCCATCACGGCTAGAGCACGCGATAAGTTTCTTGCGATGTGGAATGATCGTGAACGGTACCAGCCTTGGGTAGAAGGACAGTAG
- a CDS encoding FAD-dependent monooxygenase: MASQLEQADVVVVGAGGGGAVLALALARKGLRTVVLEQAPGPPTGLRGEILQPNGQQVLDRLGVLQSLPPDSTKTVRHFHFLRTGGRRLCSVDYGELPAPYNRAIVTLPNVAHHAILDAVQRQPSVSLQYGTSFTGLVREGAKVAGVKAQAQDDQLTVRAKVVVGADGAFSKVREALKIPADLYLYPDAYLIAILESADPPKDSFYYVGRHKILGLFPAAGNKVYLFYMIRSGSMEAVKARGIQALRKEWMEIDPRFEPVYASLKDWDQTAYLPTGRVRTSTWVTDGAVLIGDAAHAMNPHASQGRMQAMVDAMMLADILPGCLADDDCSAIRLKPYEEMRRPQVTMLQRLADQQVFYWNTGNPVVAFLRDRVFHTLDRNARLRYQVLSTTAGLRTTAPLSLIDRVIAAGFLPDICAHQRPQHSVQ; this comes from the coding sequence GTGGCTTCACAACTGGAACAAGCCGACGTCGTGGTGGTAGGGGCTGGTGGGGGAGGCGCGGTACTCGCACTCGCGCTTGCGCGGAAAGGCCTCCGCACGGTCGTACTCGAGCAGGCTCCTGGGCCTCCAACCGGATTGCGAGGCGAGATTCTCCAACCGAATGGACAGCAAGTCCTCGATCGTCTCGGCGTCTTGCAGTCATTACCGCCCGACTCGACGAAGACGGTCCGTCACTTTCACTTTCTTCGGACCGGTGGCCGCCGTCTTTGCAGCGTCGATTACGGAGAGTTGCCCGCTCCTTATAATCGAGCCATCGTGACCTTGCCGAACGTCGCTCACCACGCAATTCTCGACGCAGTACAACGACAACCGTCGGTCTCGTTACAGTACGGGACCTCATTTACGGGATTAGTGCGCGAGGGGGCGAAGGTGGCGGGAGTCAAGGCTCAGGCACAGGACGATCAGCTGACAGTAAGGGCCAAGGTCGTGGTCGGCGCCGACGGGGCCTTCTCAAAAGTCCGTGAGGCGCTGAAGATTCCCGCCGATCTGTACTTGTATCCCGACGCGTACCTGATCGCGATTCTGGAGAGCGCAGACCCACCCAAGGACTCCTTCTACTATGTCGGCAGGCACAAGATTCTCGGTCTGTTCCCGGCCGCCGGAAACAAGGTCTATCTCTTCTATATGATTCGCAGCGGATCGATGGAAGCGGTCAAGGCGCGTGGAATCCAGGCGCTCCGTAAGGAATGGATGGAGATCGATCCCCGATTTGAACCGGTGTATGCGAGCTTGAAGGATTGGGATCAAACGGCCTACTTGCCGACCGGACGAGTGAGGACGTCCACATGGGTCACGGATGGCGCGGTCTTAATCGGCGATGCGGCCCATGCCATGAACCCCCACGCCTCGCAGGGACGCATGCAGGCGATGGTTGATGCGATGATGCTGGCGGATATCTTGCCGGGCTGTCTGGCTGACGACGATTGCTCGGCCATCCGACTCAAGCCGTATGAAGAGATGAGGCGCCCGCAAGTCACGATGTTGCAGCGATTGGCGGATCAACAAGTCTTTTACTGGAACACGGGAAATCCGGTGGTCGCGTTCCTGCGCGATCGTGTGTTCCATACGTTGGATCGGAACGCGCGCTTGCGGTATCAAGTCCTATCGACGACAGCAGGCCTTCGGACGACGGCACCGTTAAGCTTGATCGATCGAGTGATCGCGGCGGGATTTCTGCCTGACATATGTGCCCATCAACGGCCACAACACTCAGTGCAGTAA